TCCGGTGACTCATGATAGACTCGATGATTTGCGGTGGAGAAGAGGTAGCTTGAGGTAAAGACGTTCAAGGTAGCTTTGTTTTTATTGGACGACAGAGATGAACAGGGAAAATGTGAAAAAAAATGAGATTGAGAAAGATTAGAGATGGTTATGACAAGAAACCAAAGAGattgagagagatgagagattgTCTGGACGGAGAAACCAAAGAGATAGAAAGAGATGAAATAgtttatttcaaaaagaaaaatgtattGATTGTAGTGGTTAGggtagtctctctctctcctcataCGTGATAATAGAATATAACGATTTGCAAATGTATTATATCTTAGGTTGCAATGCAAAAACATAAGGATAGAATggacattaaaaaaatacacatcATCTGAAAAGTCAAAGTTCCGTCTGTACAAATATGCAAGTTATGTTTGTATAGGAGTCCTAATTTCTCAATTAAAATCATTCATaattaaaatactaatatttatatagagctgaaaacaaaataaaatatctacaTAAACAAAAATCCATAGAAAGAGGCAATTAGAACCCACATGATTTAAATCTGCACCGGATGATTTaaggataaaataaaatttattccaCTACTAGAACCAAACAAAACAGTTAACAAATATGAAGCATGAGCATATAACATAACTACTAGCAATCTTTAAAACTAAGCAAGCCAATAATCGAGAGTTACCGCTGCTGTCCATAGCCCACCACTCAATAACCTCCACCTCTGCATCCAAATCATGATTTATCGTTGTTTCCTCGTCCGCCGAACGATAAGACCAAAAACCGGAAGCTTCAAAACTCAACAAGGAGAACCGTTACTCAGTCCATACACCTTGGAAACTGACGTAAAGTAATCAAAAATGTCTAATTCCTTACAAAGAAACTCTCCCAACACACTAAGAAGATGAAGTCTTGCCAACCGAACCTCTTTGGTATCAAACTCAGGGAAAGAAACCACGGCAAGCAACCATTATATACATTTCCCTAGAAGAAAGACTGATAATACAAATGCCATACTCCATACATCAGATCTATAATTGAACATGTCCAAAAAAAGACGGCAACAACCTTCACTAAATGAGTTCCATTTCCTAATTAGTCTATCAATCTCCAAAAGATAAGTCTGCCTTTAAAACCAACATTATCAACACAAACACAACATAAAGGTCCAAAAGATTAGCCTTACGTTCATGTCTCACCTAAGTCATGAAACTTAGCCATAAAACGGACAAATATGCAGCGGACTTTGGCTACAGCCTCGAAACCGAAACAACGCTTCCAGGGGTGCCCATCTCCAACCATTAATTGGATCTAAAGCATCGCCAACGGTATGTTGAGCTCTGCCATGTGACTCGAGCTGTCGCCGAGAAAGAAGTTTCACATATCTGAAAAAGACTGAATCTGACGAAGCCATTCAGTCCTAAACGCCGACCCTCTTCACCGTCGTCACGCCGTGAGTCTCGCCATTGCTCCATGTAAAGCCGTGATCTTTTCCATCGAAACAAAAATGGATAACGTTTTGTCAGCCATAGAACAACGAGCATCATGACAAAAGATTAAGCAAAGGTGAAGAGAGCAAAAGAAAATAAGATAGGGAAAAGATTGGAGCCTCCAAGCTCCTGCACCGACAAAAACACTGGACCGGAGCTAAGCTTCTTTTCAGAAGCGGCGGCGAGCTGAGAGAATGTGGTGTCAATTTCTTTATATCTGGAGGAAAGAATAGCTAGAGGTGGGTATTCTCATACCCATTTGAATTCAGTTTGGGTGTATTACTGTTTGGGAATTAAAGATTTTCGGTTCATTTAGGTATTCATTCATTTTGGTTCAAGTTCAAGTTCGTTTTGGATCTTTTCATATTTGGTTTAGATTGGATAatctgtttatatttttttttttaaaatataaatgtatatatactttaaatttttcaaaaaatttaactaaaaatgatatattacatataaatttgaattatctatatcaaaatacctaaacttaacatctAAACTGGTTTGAACATTTGGACAGataattaattgatattttaagtatttttgatgtttaaatattatttagctattttaaacatttttcgactatttataaatattttcaagtaAGTATTTTGGACAATTTCAAatgatcttatatatatatatatatatatatatatatatatatatatatatatatcttgtatagCTTTctctatattaaaataattggatcgggttcggttttagttttctaaataccaaaattttaaattcattcgGAGTTAACCAAGTTTGGTTCGAATTTTCACATTACGATtcggttcgtttttttttcgAATTCGAAATCTTTTTGTTCAGCCAGGGACTACAAAACAAGTGAAGAGAGTGTAGGGGTTAAATGTGAAAACATTTCTGAATTTTCCTCACGTtattgtttgtttctcttttatctctctctctcgctaaCCTTTCTAGAAATTTTTGTACGTCCAAAACTCCAAAACCTTTTGGAGCAAATCGCGATCGAACTGAGGAAATCAAGAAAGCTATTCAAATGTCAGCGACGACGACGGGACCGGATTCTGCGGCCTCTCCGCCTTCTTCTCGCGTCGGTAGGGCCAATTCCGACGGAATCATCGACACGACGCCGTTACTCCCTTCCGGCGTCTCGAGAGCCGCGAGCGTCGACGGAGAGAACGGAATTCAACGATCCGCTAGACGACAAGGCCTCAGAGAGGCAGCGAGGTTCCTTCGTCACGCTGGAAGCCGGAGGATGATGCGAGAGCCGTCGGTGATGGTCAGAGAAACCGCAGCCGAGCAATTGGAAGAGAGGCAGAGCGATTGGGCGTATTCGAAGCCCGTGGTGTTCCTCGACATTCTCTGGAATCTCGCCTTTGTGGCGATCGGCGTCGCTGTTCTGATCCTCAGCCGCGACGAACGGCCCAATGTGCCGTTGAGAGTTTGGGTGGTTGGTTACGGTGTTCAGTGCGGGCTTCACATGGCGTGCGTCTGCGTTGAGTACAGGAGGAGGAGGTGTCGGCGGAGGAGTGACACGCGCCATGGATCTTCAGCTTCTTCGTCTCCTTCTTCGACGCAGCAGTACGTTTCGTTAGCTCAGTTGGAGGATACAGGAAGCACTAGGTAACGATTTTCGTCTTTCAACATTTTTGGATCAGATTTGATCTTGAAGCAGCAGAGTTTCTtggttatataatataaaagcaATTGTGGAATCTTGGATTCTAGGTTGATGTTAGTTGATGCTTATTGTACATGTGAATCAAAATGCAGCTTCCCTTGTGCTGTGTCCACGTTTAAGTTAGACTTGTGGTTGATTTGATGTGGAAGTTACGGCGTTTGTAGGTTATATGCAGGGAAGCAACTGTATGTACATTGATCAGTGTGGAATCTTGGTTTATAGGTTAACGTTAGTTGATGCTTATAGTATCTGTGGATCAAAATGCAACTTCTCTTGTGCCGTGTCAACATTTAGGTTAGAAGATATTGTTTGGCTTTCTTCTTTTGGTGAATATTGATATCAGCTTATGTTCTTGTAATGTTTAGAAGTTCATACTTGATGTAGAACATGGTTGGAACTGATCTTGCGTCAGAGTCTCAGAGATAGTTTAGGCGATTTTGATCCTTCTTTGTTGTTAGTTTGAGTTTTCTTTCGTTCCCATACGACTCTTTTTGATCAATGCGGAATCTTGGCTTCTAGGTTAAAGTTAGTTGATGCTTATAGTATCTGTAAATCAAAATGCAACTTTGTTTACCTTTCTTTTTGGTGAATAATGATATCAGCTTATGTTCTTGTAATGTTTAGAAGTCCATGCCTGATCTTGTGTCAGAGAGTCTCAGAGATGGCCTAGTCCTTCTTTATTGTTAGTTTGAGTTTCCTTTCGTTCCTATATGACCCTTGTTGATAGTTGATGTTTAATGGTCGCAGTAATTCTGCAAAGCACCTTGAATCAGCCAACACAATGTTCTCGTTTATCTGGTGGGTAATCGGATTCTACTGGGTATCTGCTGGAGGCCAAACATTATCTAGTGACTCTCCTCAGCTCTATtggtatgtttttttctttgaaagttGGATCGTTTggggattttttttgttttaatttgtaaCTCTGGTGTGCTTTTTGAAACTTGCAGGCTGTGTATCATATTTCTTGGTTTCGATGTTTTCTTTGTTGTATTCTGTGTTGCACTGGCTTGTGTTGTGGGCCTGGCTGTTTGCTGCTGCCTTCCATGTATAATTGCAATCTTATATGCCGTTGCCGACGAGGTTATCTCTCTTCTATTTTCATTCCCATAACAATCATATAGTTTAGATCCCTCGTTCTTTCATCCAAATAAGATCAGTAAACCCTACTCCGAACTGGTGCAAAACAGGAGGGAGCATCGAAGAAGGACATAGATCAAATGCCGAAATTCAGATATAGAAAGATTAGCAACGATGAAAAGCTCCCAGGCGAAACTACAAATCGAGGAATCATGACGGAATGTGGAACAGATTCACCTATCGAACGCTCGCTTTCTTCAGAAGACGCGGTACTCCTCCTGATAATAGCCATTTTCCTGTGATATAAACAATGTCTCAAAAAGTGTTTAGATTGAGAAGGCATTGCTTTCTTGTGATTCTTATGCAGGAATGCTGCATATGTCTGTGTGAATATGAAGACGGAGTCGAACTAAGAGAGCTACCTTGTAACCATCACTTTCATTGCACTTGCATCGACAAATGGCTTCACATAAACTCTCGTTGCCCGCTTTGCAAGTTCAACATCTTGAAGAATGAAAACGAAGTCTAGTTGATCATTCGTGGGATCAATACCAGAAAGCTTTCAGGTAAAATGTAAAAACTCTGGTGCTTGTTTAAGTGTTTGTGCAGTTAGAATTGTAGATCAATGTATTGTGTATTACATTGAACTAGTGAGAAACATGTGAATTCATCCTTGGACCTGTTTTTTACTTTGGTGTGAAACATAAACtttgtgtttttggtttttattaaataaataaaaaaaatcaaaattttatatggGGAAGCGGTCACGAAACAAACGGCTGCGTCACGCCGTTACTGAACATGCAAACGAAACTTGCAAGCTAAACGAAAAACTTGCAATTGCAAGCTAAACGACGTCGTTGTTGGTCAAAGAAGTGTGTCGTCGTTATGTTAAATTTGAATTCTTCAAAAGCAGCATTAATGGAGTTGCCAAAACAAAAGTCAGATAGAtgggtaaaaaataaaatatgaaaagaatctTTGTGTAAGGACGTTTTGGTCAATTCTGATAATTACTACTCGTGCGTGCTTTTCCGCGCCTCCCCTCCGCACCCCCAAAACCTCCCGAAGctcctctttcttctttgatttcCATTCCATGGGAGAGGAGGACACCCAAGTTCGCTAAAGAAGCCTCCCTTCATCAATTTCAAGATCTAAGAGCCGATTTGTTTTCGTTTTTGAGTGCGAGGATGAACTCTCTGTTGGAGCGTTACAGGAACGATCGACGCAAGCTCATGGAGTTTCTTATGTCTTCGGGTTTGGTAAAGGAGCTCCGTTCCCCTTCTGGTTCCTCATCTACTTCTCTCTCTCCAGCTGATTTGGATGCTCTCAGCGCCGATTACGTCTTGGATTGCGTGAAATCAGGTCGGCTTACATGTCCTGaagaaaatttcaaacatatttttttttttcgctgAGGACACACACAGCACATCCTTAGTTAGTGTCTGTTTTCAAAAATGAGTTAAGCTTGTCCCATATTGTTCTTTAGCGAAATAGATAATCTATTTGTGGACTTTTTCCGTCTGATATGGGTTCTAAGCAGTTAGGGTAATGAGGAAAGCTTTCTTTTAACAGCAACCATCTGCATCATCAATTTATATATAACCTGTTGCTGAAACACT
The nucleotide sequence above comes from Brassica napus cultivar Da-Ae chromosome A9, Da-Ae, whole genome shotgun sequence. Encoded proteins:
- the LOC106422396 gene encoding E3 ubiquitin-protein ligase At4g11680-like, coding for MSATTTGPDSAASPPSSRVGRANSDGIIDTTPLLPSGVSRAASVDGENGIQRSARRQGLREAARFLRHAGSRRMMREPSVMVRETAAEQLEERQSDWAYSKPVVFLDILWNLAFVAIGVAVLILSRDERPNVPLRVWVVGYGVQCGLHMACVCVEYRRRRCRRRSDTRHGSSASSSPSSTQQYVSLAQLEDTGSTSNSAKHLESANTMFSFIWWVIGFYWVSAGGQTLSSDSPQLYWLCIIFLGFDVFFVVFCVALACVVGLAVCCCLPCIIAILYAVADEEGASKKDIDQMPKFRYRKISNDEKLPGETTNRGIMTECGTDSPIERSLSSEDAECCICLCEYEDGVELRELPCNHHFHCTCIDKWLHINSRCPLCKFNILKNENEV